In Passer domesticus isolate bPasDom1 chromosome 1, bPasDom1.hap1, whole genome shotgun sequence, one DNA window encodes the following:
- the ZBTB14 gene encoding zinc finger and BTB domain-containing protein 14 — protein sequence MEFFISMSETIKYNDDDHKTVFLKTLNEQRLEGEFCDIAIVVEDVKFRAHRCVLAACSTYFKKLFKKLEVDSSSVIEIDFLRSDIFEEVLNYMYTAKISVKKEDVNLMMSSGQILGIRFLDKLCSQKRDVSSPEENTQSKSKYCLKMNRSMGEPNDTQDDEVEEIGDHDDSPSDVTVEGTPPSQEDGKSPTTTLRVQEAILKELGSEEVRKVNCYGQEVEPMETTESKDLGSQTPQALTFNDGISEVKDEQTPGWTTAAGDMKFEYLLYGHREHIVCQACGKTFSDEARLRKHEKLHTADRPFVCEMCTKGFTTQAHLKEHLKIHTGYKPYSCEVCGKSFIRAPDLKKHERVHSNERPFACHMCDKAFKHKSHLKDHERRHRGEKPFVCSSCTKAFAKASDLKRHENNMHSERKQVTAANSIQSETEQLQAAAMAAEAEQQLETIACS from the exons ATG GAGTTTTTCATCAGTATGTCTGAAACCATTAAATATAATGACGACGATCACAAAACTGTGTTCCTGAAAACATTGAATGAACAACGTTTGGAAGGAGAATTTTGTGACATCGCTATTGTGGTTGAAGATGTTAAGTTCAGAGCCCATAGGTGCGTGCTTGCTGCCTGCAGTACCTACTtcaaaaagcttttcaaaaaaCTTGAAGTTGATAGTTCATCAGTAATAGAAATAGATTTTCTTCGTTCTGATATTTTTGAGGAAGTTCTCAATTACATGTATACCGCAAAGATTTCTGTTAAAAAAGAAGATGTAAACTTGATGATGTCTTCAGGCCAGATCCTTGGTATTCGGTTTCTTGATAAACTCTGCTCTCAAAAACGTGATGTATCTAGTCCTGAAGAAAACACACAGTCCAAGAGCAAGTACTGTCTAAAAATGAACCGTTCTATGGGGGAACCGAATGATACCCAAGATGATGAGGTGGAAGAGATTGGAGATCATGACGACAGTCCATCAGACGTGACAGTGGAAGGCACTCCCCCAAGTCAGGAAGATGGTAAATCACCAACCACTACCCTGAGAGTGCAAGAGGCAATTCTGAAGGAGTTGGGAAGTGAAGAAGTTAGAAAAGTAAATTGCTATGGCCAAGAAGTAGAGCCTATGGAAACAACAGAGTCTAAAGACTTAGGATCTCAGACTCCTCAGGCACTCACATTTAATGATGGCATAAGTGAAGTGAAAGACGAACAGACACCAGGATGGACCACAGCAGCCGGGGATATGAAGTTTGAGTACTTGCTTTATGGTCACAGGGAACACATTGTGTGTCAGGCTTGTGGCAAGACCTTTTCTGATGAAGCACGTttgagaaaacatgaaaaactacACACTGCAGACAGACCATTTGTTTGTGAAATGTGTACAAAGGGCTTCACCACACAAGCTCATTTGAAAGAACACTTGAAAATACACACGGGTTACAAGCCTTACAGTTGTGAAGTGTGTGGGAAGTCTTTTATTCGCGCACCAGATCTAAAAAAGCATGAAAGAGTTCACAGTAATGAGAGGCCATTTGCATGCCATATGTGTGATAAAGCTTTCAAGCACAAGTCCCACCTCAAAGACCACGAAAGAAGGCACCGAGGAGAGAAACCTTTTGTCTGCAGTTCCTGCACTAAAGCATTTGCTAAGGCATCTGACCTAAAAAGGCATGAAAACAATATGCACAGTGAAAGAAAGCAAGTTACAGCAGCCAATTCCATCCAGAGTGAAACAGAACAGTTGCAGGCAGCAGCCATGGCTGCTGAAGCAGAGCAGCAATTAGAAACTATAGCCTGTAGTTAA